The genomic stretch ATATTCTGTTGATACCAGAGATGAGGGTTTAATGGAGAGAAGGCAAAAAGTCGATAATAAGCATGGAATTTGGCACTGTCATTTTGCAGGAGCTTGCTCAATTGCTTGTCCTAAAGGGGTGGATCCTGCACTAGCTATACAAAGATTTAAAAAGCTTATAATATCAACTTATTTTAAGGCTAGTAAAGTGAAAAAGGCAACTACCTATGGCCCCATTGATTATACTATTAAACCAAAGGGTGAGGTTCCAAAAGCACCTGAAAGAACTGTAAAATAAGTTTATTACAAACAAAGGTATTGATAGGAAAGTTATTTTATTAAAAAACTTTTTAAAGGAGGTTTATTATGGGTGAAGAAAAAAAGTGTAGTAGAAGAAATTTTTTAGCGGCCTCAGCAGTTGGTGTAGGTTCAGTATTAAGTGTTGGAAGTTTGTTTGCTGGTTTTGGACCTTTTAAGGAGGTAAAACAAGCAGGAAGTGTTAAACAACTGCCCTGGAGTATTGGTTCGTACAGATTTGATATCAATGAGGTAGGTGAAAGGGCCTATAATAATTTTTATAAGTATGAATGTATGGGTGGTGTAGTGTGCACACTTCTAGAGATTTTATCTGAAAATATAGGGTATCCCTTTAATACCCTTCCACTTGATATGTTTAGATTTGGAGGTGGTGGTGTAGCTGGTTGGGGTACAATTTGTGGTACTCTTAATGGGAGCGCTCAAATATTTAATCTAGTTGGTGCACCTAGTAATTATACACTTTTGATTAATGATGTTATAGATTGGTATCAAAATCAAGAATTTCCAAGTACCCATCATGATAGCTATGCTAAGTTTAAAAATCAAGCAAGAACAGTTGCTAAGAGCCCCATATGCCACGTAAGTGTTACCCTATGGGTAAATGGAGCTAGAGAGGTCGATGATCCATCCATTTCTTCACTATCACCTGAGAGAGCAGATAGGTGTGCTAAGGTTACAGGGGATGTGGCGATGCATGTAGCAGAGATGTTAAATCAATATTATGATGGTAGGTACCATAGTCAGTTTGATCCAGCAAAAGTTGAGTATGCAAGTTGTCTAAATTGTCATTTAGATACTCAAAACGCATATAATCCAAATGTTAAAGCCCAGATGGAGTGTTCAAGGTGTCATGTTGATTTAAAACAGATTGATCCATCAAGCCACCCCTTTGGAATGTAAAATATTCACCACTGCCACTATTATCTTTGGTGGCAGTGGTTTATTTACATTATAATAGTTATAAAGTTGAACTTGCGAGGTCGGAAGGCTGGAAGATTTTCAAATTAACAGAATTAATATTGAATATTGATGATAAATGAATCTAATAGTTTAGTAATTTTTTATAATAATTATATATTTTTTTATTTTCATAATTTATTGATTCATTGTTAATTCTTCTATTTAATAATTTATACATAACCACCGTCACAACAATAGCTAACAATGTAGTTATCCACCCTTTGGGATCATTTAGTAGTATCCAAGCTATACCTAACATCCATAGTCCATAGGATAAAACTGAACATATACAACCTAAAAGGTCTCTTATGCCCCATGAGTCAACCTTATCATCTGCTTCAGTAATATATCCCTTTGAGATAGCAATCTCTCTTATAGGTTTCCAGAAACCTAATGGTCGGGTCATAGCATAGTATATAGCTAGTTTCTCCTTATCTTCTGGTTTTGTAATGTATGTGAAAAATAGATATATTGGTAGACATAATATCATAGACCACCAGAATTGCCATTCTTGAGACATGCCTGTTCCTATACCAAGGGATGGCAATATCCATACGATTAGCCAGCTAACAGCTAGATTAGCAATCCATGCTGATAGATATCCCCAGCCATTAAATCTCCACCAAATAACCTGTAAGATATTTGGTAGCCACAAACCAGCTGCCATAAGCCATAGTGCATATATAAGCCAACTTGTTATTTTTTCGCCTATCATTAACGAGAAAAAGAGGGAGCCCAAAAGTAGGATTAATGTATTAAGGCGTCCAATCCATACAAGTTTTTTTTCAGTTGCTTCTGGCGATATATAGTGGTGGTATATATCCCTTGTAGCATACATTGCCCCTAAGTTTAGATGTGATGATATGGTAGAGAAATGTATTGCAACAATTGCAACAAAAAAGAAACCTAAAAGCCCATGGGGCATTAGATCTATACCTAGTCTATACCATGCGAGCTCACCATTGTGTGAAAACTCAAAAGGATAGGCTACATAAAAGGCTAGAATTGCAACTGCCCAAAGAGAATTTCTAATTACTACAAGGAGTCCACCTATCCACATAGCATAGGAGGCATCCTTAATTGATCTTGTTGATGCAACCCTTTGTGCATCAGGGTACCAATCAATAGATGTTCCCATACCAACTCCACCTATAACTGCAATAATAAGCATTGTTATAAACCAGCCTATAGTAAAATTACTATCAAAGAAAAAGGGATTTAATCTCCAAGATTCACCCAAGTTATGGAGTGAATCAACTATAGATGATGGACCACCTACACCTAATATACCCCAGAAAGATACAATTACTATAATAGCAAATATAACTATACCCTGTTGAAGGTCAGAAACTATAACACCCCAATAGCCAGATACAAGCACATAGAAAAAAACGAGTATTGTAAAAAGGGGCCCACCAACCCATATAGGCCAACCAAACATATATGCACATACCTTACCCATTGCAATAGATACCCAACCTATAACAAACATATTCATAAAAATCTGCCATCCACCAATCCATCCCCTTAATAGTTCAGCGCTCATACCACCAAATCTCAACTTCTGATATTCTGCCTGGGTGTAAGATAGGGATCTTCTAAATATTTTAGTGCTAATAAAGGCACTTAGTGCACACCAAGCTGAAAAGAAGGTATACCATAGACCTCTTAAACCATGGGTATAGATTACACCTGATATCCAGACAGGCGTATCTGTGGCAGTGTGGGTGCCATAAACTGAGATGGCAGGCATCCACCAACTTAGATTTCTATCTGCTAGAAAATAAGAAGAAGGTTTTTTAGAGCTTAATTTGCGAAAAAAAAAGGGGGTAATAAAAAATAGGAAAGTGTATATAACTATAATTATAGTATCAATTACATTCACTATTTACCCCTATTTAAATATAGGACAATATTTAAATGATTATTTACTTAACTATTTTCAATCCATCTCTGACTATTTTCTATTAGTTTTTTATATTCTGCTTGTTTCTTTTCAAAGTGATCAGATTGTTTTGTTAATTCACTATTTAGGATCTTATACATAACCACCGTCACAACAATAGCTAACAATGTAGTTATCCACCCTTTGGGATCATTTAGTAGTATCCAAGCTATACCTAACATCCATAGTCCATAGGATAAGACTGAACATATACAACCTAAAAGGTCTCTTATGCCCCATGAGTCGACCTTATCATCTGCTTCATTAATATATCCCTTTGAGATAGCAATCTCTCTTATAGGTTTCCAGAAACCTAATGGTCGGGTCATAGCATAGTATATAGCTAGTTTCTCCTTATCTTCTGGTTTTGTAATGTATGTGAAAAATAGATATATTGGTAGACATAATATCATAGACCACCAGAATTGCCATTCTTGAGACATGCCTGTTCCTATACCAAGGGATGGCAATATCCATACGATTAGCCAGCTAACAGCTAGATTAGCAATCCATGCTGATAGATATCCCCAGCCATTAAATCTCCACCAAATAACCTGTAAGATATTTGGTAGCCACAAACCAGCTGCCATAAGCCATAGTGCATATATAAGCCAACTTGTTATTTTTTCGCCTATCATTAACGAGAAAAAGAGGGAGCCCAAAAGTAGGATTAATGTATTAAGGCGTCCAATCCATACAAGTTTTTTTTCAGTTGCTTCTGGCGATATATAGTGGTGGTATATATCCCTTGTAGCATACATTGCCCCTAAGTTTAGATGTGATGATATGGTAGAGAAATGTATTGCAACAATTGCAACAAAAAAGAAACCTAAAAGCCCATGGGGCATTAGATCTATACCTAGTCTATACCATGCGAGCTCACCATTGTGTGAAAACTCAAAAGGATAGGCTACATAAAAGGCTAGAATTGCAACTGCCCAAAGAGAATTTCTAATTACTACAAGGAGTCCACCTATCCACATAGCATAGGAGGCATCCTTAATTGATCTTGTTGATGCAACCCTTTGTGCATCAGGGTACCAATCAATAGATGTTCCCATACCAACTCCACCTATAACTGCAATAATAAGCATTGTTATAAACCAGCCTATAGTAAAATTACTATCAAAGAAAAAGGGATTTAATCTCCAAGATTCACCCAAGTTATGGAGTGAATCAACTATAGATGATGGACCACCTACACCTAATATACCCCAGAAAGATACAATTACTATAATAGCAAATATAACTATACCCTGTTGAAGGTCAGAAACTATAACACCCCAATAGCCAGATACAAGCACATAGAAAAAAACGAGTATTGTAAAAAGGGGCCCACCAACCCATATAGGCCAACCAAACATATATGCACATACCTTACCCATTGCAATAGATACCCAACCTATAACAAACATATTCATAAAAATCTGCCATCCACCAATCCATCCCCTTAATAGTTCAGCGCTCATACCACCAAATCTCAACTTCTGATATTCTGCCTGGGTGTAAGATAGGGATCTTCTAAATATTTTAGTGCTAATAAAGGCACTTAAGGCACACCAAGCTGAGAAGAAGGTATACCATAGACCTCTTAAACCATGGGTATAGATTACACCTGATATCCAGACAGGTGTATCTGTGGCAGTGTGGGTGCCATAAACTGAGATGGCAGGCATCCACCAACTTAGATTTCTATCTGCTAGAAAAAAGGATTCCTGACCCTTCTTTGCAAGTTTATAAAATAAAAGAGTTAAGACAAGCATAAAGGCTATGTAGAAGAATATCCAAAAGAGATCAAGGAAATTAAAATCAACCATTTCTTCCTCCTACTGTTTTTTACTATAAAAATTGTATATACCCCATACTACCAGTATTGAAAGTATTAATATTAATGCTGGTACAGCTATACCCAACCAGGTTATATCGATTCTTTCAATCATATTTGCTGTACCCGGTATTTCAACATAATAGCTATTCATTTTTTGTATCCCCCTTTCTTTTTTTGTAATATAAATAAGCTGCTATTAAGCCAATAAATGATGCTGCATATGCAATAGTCATTCCTATAACCATATATATAGGATTGCCTATTTTTACTGAAAAATTCTTGGTAATTATTTCTCTAATATTATTTTTGTACACTGTAAATTCATTTTTATTTTTTGTAATTATCTTGAATGCAAAGATATATTCTTTTTCAAATATAGTAAGAGCCATATATTGGCTATCTTTCACTAACTCTATATAGATTGTTTTATAAGGACCAATATGTTCAACTTCAGGAGTTTTATTAGTCTTCCAACCCTTGTCTGCTAATTCTGTTAAATATTTAAAGTTTAAAACATCTAACAAATTAATTGGTCCCTTCTTACCGCTTTTTACTTTTAAAGGTTTTAAGCTATCTGATAATTCTGAGACCTTATAGGTATCAATATTTATTGTAACATTATTTTCAGGGATTAGTGTAAGAGTGGGAGCCTTATATGCATGTATCCATTCATTTGGGTATTTAATTATATAATATTCGCTACTAAAACTAGCTGCTTTAACATTAATAGAGTATAAAAAGAAGAAAAATAAAAATATTACAATTTTTTTGATCATTTTAATACCTCTTTATTTTTTAAAAGTATAATGACCTAATCTATAAGGTGTCAAGTTAAATGCAGATTATAATTGATATATTTGATTTTTTTATGATAAATTATATGTTATTTATGTGGAGAGGTGGCCGAGTTTGGCTGAAGGCGCACGACTCGAAATCGTGTGTGCATCTTTGCACCGTGGGTTCGAATCCCACCCTCTCCGTAATACAATTATATTGTTAATGTTGTTCTTAACGAATTAAGTATTGTTTCAACTGCATTTGTTTTATTTAATGTGTAAAAATGAAATTTTTTAAATCCATTATCTATCAAATCTAAACATTGATTTATAGTATATTCAGCACCTATTTTTATAACTTCCTCGCTACTTTTGTCTTCTAATTTCTCTAAAAGTTCTTTAGGTATTGTAACCCCACATATTTTAGTGAATTTAATTATCTGTTTTAGATTTGTTATTGGCATTATTCCACAAATAACAGGGGCATTTATTCCTTTTTTATTCAGTTTGTCGATAAATCTATAGAAATAATCGTTAATAAAAAATAGCTGGGTTATAATAAAACTTGCTCCAGCTTCAATTTTTTTGTTTAAATAATACAAATCTTTATCAAAGTTTTCAGCTTCAATATGTCCTTCAGGGTAGCCAGCACAACCAATGCAGAAGGTATTATCTATCTTTTTAATAAATTCTATTAATGAAAGGGCATATTTAAATGAATTTTTTTTAATTGTTAAATTATCGGGATTATCACCTCTTAATGCCAATATATTTTCTATCTTTGAGGCTTTAAGTTTTTTTGTAACCTCAATAACGTCTTCCTTTGAAATAGTAAATGCTGTTAAATGCATCATTGATTCAATATGAAATTTTTGTTTAAGCATAATAGTCCATTTTAACGTTTTATCTAAGTTTAAGTTCTTAGGTGAATAGGTAACAGATGAGAAATCAGGGTTATATCTGCTTAATGTTGAGATAGTGTTAAAGAGCATATCTTCTTTTTCTATCTCTTTTGGGGGGAAGTATTCAAAAGATAGGGATGCATCTTTGCTGTTTAGTTTGTCTATAATTTTTATGAGAACCTCCATTAATTATAATTAAATTGTTGATATTCTAGATTATTTATCAGTTTATGTAAACTATTTATATTAGTATTGTCATTTAAATTTAATTTATTTTAATTTGTTTATATTGACTTTTTATTAATTGCAAATACTATTATGATTAGTTGTATATTATTTAATGTTACTTTAGAGGTGTTAATGATGGAAGATATTACAATACTGATAGGTGCTCAGGCAGGGCAAGGATTAAATGTTGTGGAAAATATATTGGTTCAATATATAAAGAAGAATAATTATTATATCTATTCATCAAAGGAATATATGTCACGGGTTAGGGGAGGGATTAATACCTTGACATTAATCATTTCAAATAAAAGAAAAAAAGCAATTAAAAGAGATGTAGACATTGTTTTTACGATCTCTAAAGGTGTACTAGAGTGGTGCGAAAAAGAAGGTCGATTAAATAATAATACACTTGTAGTGGGCGAAGATAAATACTTACAAGATAAAATATCTATGGAAGTTAATAAACTTGTTATTGATCTTGAGAAAACTGTCAAAGAGTTGGGTGATAAGAGATATTTAAATG from Deferribacterota bacterium encodes the following:
- a CDS encoding sodium:solute symporter, translating into MNVIDTIIIVIYTFLFFITPFFFRKLSSKKPSSYFLADRNLSWWMPAISVYGTHTATDTPVWISGVIYTHGLRGLWYTFFSAWCALSAFISTKIFRRSLSYTQAEYQKLRFGGMSAELLRGWIGGWQIFMNMFVIGWVSIAMGKVCAYMFGWPIWVGGPLFTILVFFYVLVSGYWGVIVSDLQQGIVIFAIIVIVSFWGILGVGGPSSIVDSLHNLGESWRLNPFFFDSNFTIGWFITMLIIAVIGGVGMGTSIDWYPDAQRVASTRSIKDASYAMWIGGLLVVIRNSLWAVAILAFYVAYPFEFSHNGELAWYRLGIDLMPHGLLGFFFVAIVAIHFSTISSHLNLGAMYATRDIYHHYISPEATEKKLVWIGRLNTLILLLGSLFFSLMIGEKITSWLIYALWLMAAGLWLPNILQVIWWRFNGWGYLSAWIANLAVSWLIVWILPSLGIGTGMSQEWQFWWSMILCLPIYLFFTYITKPEDKEKLAIYYAMTRPLGFWKPIREIAISKGYITEADDKVDSWGIRDLLGCICSVLSYGLWMLGIAWILLNDPKGWITTLLAIVVTVVMYKLLNRRINNESINYENKKIYNYYKKLLNY
- a CDS encoding C-GCAxxG-C-C family protein — encoded protein: MGEEKKCSRRNFLAASAVGVGSVLSVGSLFAGFGPFKEVKQAGSVKQLPWSIGSYRFDINEVGERAYNNFYKYECMGGVVCTLLEILSENIGYPFNTLPLDMFRFGGGGVAGWGTICGTLNGSAQIFNLVGAPSNYTLLINDVIDWYQNQEFPSTHHDSYAKFKNQARTVAKSPICHVSVTLWVNGAREVDDPSISSLSPERADRCAKVTGDVAMHVAEMLNQYYDGRYHSQFDPAKVEYASCLNCHLDTQNAYNPNVKAQMECSRCHVDLKQIDPSSHPFGM
- the metF gene encoding methylenetetrahydrofolate reductase [NAD(P)H], translating into MEVLIKIIDKLNSKDASLSFEYFPPKEIEKEDMLFNTISTLSRYNPDFSSVTYSPKNLNLDKTLKWTIMLKQKFHIESMMHLTAFTISKEDVIEVTKKLKASKIENILALRGDNPDNLTIKKNSFKYALSLIEFIKKIDNTFCIGCAGYPEGHIEAENFDKDLYYLNKKIEAGASFIITQLFFINDYFYRFIDKLNKKGINAPVICGIMPITNLKQIIKFTKICGVTIPKELLEKLEDKSSEEVIKIGAEYTINQCLDLIDNGFKKFHFYTLNKTNAVETILNSLRTTLTI
- a CDS encoding sodium:solute symporter, coding for MVDFNFLDLFWIFFYIAFMLVLTLLFYKLAKKGQESFFLADRNLSWWMPAISVYGTHTATDTPVWISGVIYTHGLRGLWYTFFSAWCALSAFISTKIFRRSLSYTQAEYQKLRFGGMSAELLRGWIGGWQIFMNMFVIGWVSIAMGKVCAYMFGWPIWVGGPLFTILVFFYVLVSGYWGVIVSDLQQGIVIFAIIVIVSFWGILGVGGPSSIVDSLHNLGESWRLNPFFFDSNFTIGWFITMLIIAVIGGVGMGTSIDWYPDAQRVASTRSIKDASYAMWIGGLLVVIRNSLWAVAILAFYVAYPFEFSHNGELAWYRLGIDLMPHGLLGFFFVAIVAIHFSTISSHLNLGAMYATRDIYHHYISPEATEKKLVWIGRLNTLILLLGSLFFSLMIGEKITSWLIYALWLMAAGLWLPNILQVIWWRFNGWGYLSAWIANLAVSWLIVWILPSLGIGTGMSQEWQFWWSMILCLPIYLFFTYITKPEDKEKLAIYYAMTRPLGFWKPIREIAISKGYINEADDKVDSWGIRDLLGCICSVLSYGLWMLGIAWILLNDPKGWITTLLAIVVTVVMYKILNSELTKQSDHFEKKQAEYKKLIENSQRWIENS
- a CDS encoding 2-oxoacid:acceptor oxidoreductase family protein; this encodes MISCILFNVTLEVLMMEDITILIGAQAGQGLNVVENILVQYIKKNNYYIYSSKEYMSRVRGGINTLTLIISNKRKKAIKRDVDIVFTISKGVLEWCEKEGRLNNNTLVVGEDKYLQDKISMEVNKLVIDLEKTVKELGDKRYLNVLIAGVLSSILNTKKELITDVLENVFKGKGNNVIEGNKQAFYKGIDIGKDI